In Micrococcus luteus NCTC 2665, a single window of DNA contains:
- a CDS encoding DUF4032 domain-containing protein, with amino-acid sequence MDTAETPSPVDRLTITGAPSGDATEDPATSLLALPWALPLETWPREVLAALPRGISRHVVRFARMGGGIVAVKETTEELAFHEYRLLRRLERSPAPSVVPVAVVTGRTEDDGTPLPAALVTRHLRFSLPYRAVFSERLERRTLVRLMDALATLLVELHLEGFFWGDVSLSNVLFRRDAGGFAAHLVDAETGELRERLSNGQREHDLDVAAVNVGGELLDLQASGLLDPEVDPVTTPDLLVASYRRLWDELTGPLLFPRAEPWRLDRRVRRLQELGFELAEYSLRAADAPGMMIARPVEIHAGYHRRRLTRLTGLEVQENQARRLLVDIEAARREWDPYMDIEAAAHRWVVEVFDPVVRSVPLELRAKLEPAEVMHQLLEHRWYLSEARGQAVPLQEAVDSYVDTVLRARRDEDAVALHPTTTMLLAVPPADAD; translated from the coding sequence ATGGACACCGCCGAGACCCCCTCCCCCGTCGATCGACTGACCATCACGGGCGCCCCGTCGGGGGACGCGACCGAGGACCCGGCGACGTCTCTGCTCGCCCTGCCCTGGGCGCTCCCCCTCGAGACGTGGCCGCGTGAGGTGCTGGCGGCCCTGCCGCGGGGCATCTCCCGTCACGTGGTGCGCTTCGCCCGGATGGGCGGGGGCATCGTGGCGGTGAAGGAGACCACTGAAGAACTCGCGTTCCACGAGTACCGGCTGCTGCGCCGGCTCGAGCGGAGCCCGGCGCCGTCGGTGGTGCCGGTGGCCGTGGTCACCGGACGCACGGAGGACGACGGCACGCCCCTGCCCGCCGCCCTCGTGACCCGGCACCTGCGCTTCTCCCTGCCGTACCGCGCCGTGTTCTCGGAGCGCCTCGAGCGCCGCACCCTCGTGCGCCTTATGGACGCGCTGGCGACGCTGCTCGTGGAACTGCACCTCGAGGGGTTCTTCTGGGGTGACGTCTCCCTGTCCAACGTCCTGTTCCGGCGGGACGCGGGCGGGTTCGCCGCTCACCTGGTGGACGCCGAGACAGGCGAGCTGCGGGAGCGGCTGTCCAACGGCCAGCGCGAGCACGACCTGGACGTGGCCGCCGTGAACGTGGGCGGTGAGCTGCTGGACCTGCAGGCCAGCGGGCTGCTGGACCCGGAGGTGGACCCCGTCACCACGCCGGACCTGCTCGTGGCGTCCTACCGGCGGCTGTGGGACGAGCTGACCGGGCCCCTGCTGTTCCCCCGCGCCGAGCCGTGGCGCCTGGACCGCCGCGTCCGCCGCCTGCAGGAGCTCGGCTTCGAGCTGGCCGAGTACTCACTGCGCGCCGCCGACGCCCCCGGGATGATGATCGCCCGACCCGTCGAGATCCACGCGGGCTACCACCGCCGTCGGCTGACCCGCCTCACGGGACTCGAAGTCCAGGAGAACCAGGCCCGGCGGCTGCTCGTCGACATCGAGGCCGCCCGCCGGGAGTGGGACCCGTACATGGACATCGAGGCTGCGGCGCACCGCTGGGTGGTGGAGGTGTTCGACCCCGTGGTCCGCTCGGTGCCCCTTGAGCTGCGGGCCAAGCTCGAGCCCGCCGAGGTGATGCACCAGCTCCTCGAGCACCGCTGGTACCTCTCCGAGGCCCGCGGCCAGGCCGTGCCCCTGCAGGAGGCGGTGGACTCCTACGTGGACACGGTGCTGCGGGCCCGCCGCGACGAGGACGCGGTGGCACTGCACCCCACGACCACCATGCTGCTCGCCGTCCCGCCCGCGGACGCGGACTGA
- a CDS encoding thioredoxin domain-containing protein produces the protein MARNTSGSHTSATDARARARQIQEEQRRKDSRRRTGVIWGSVLAVVLVIGLVVAFVLNRNGDDAAAAGPIPAVANEQGGIELTSATDLAEGAGEREVDPSKIEVPKQAASSQPETLPNTEARGDGEPTRIVLYEDFNCVHCADFESTNGDQIEQWLEQGEVTVEYRMVDYLSAPNNQNYSARAANAAYCVADQKPEAYNGFVSALFAAYDEHQGKGLDNAALTQLAQEHGADIASCVEDGTFRSAVEYTTRQARAAGVAGTPTVFVDGKNWALDGEDKTFIDWAGAKIAG, from the coding sequence TTGGCCCGGAACACGTCAGGCTCGCACACCTCGGCGACGGACGCTCGTGCGCGTGCCCGCCAGATCCAGGAGGAGCAGCGCAGGAAGGACAGTCGCCGCCGCACCGGCGTCATCTGGGGCTCGGTCCTCGCGGTGGTGCTCGTGATCGGCCTCGTCGTCGCGTTCGTGCTCAACCGCAACGGCGACGACGCCGCGGCCGCCGGCCCCATCCCCGCCGTGGCGAACGAGCAGGGCGGCATCGAGTTGACCTCGGCCACGGACCTGGCGGAGGGCGCGGGAGAACGCGAGGTCGACCCCTCGAAGATCGAGGTGCCGAAGCAGGCCGCGAGCTCTCAGCCCGAGACCCTGCCGAACACCGAGGCCCGTGGTGACGGTGAGCCGACGCGGATCGTGCTCTACGAGGACTTCAACTGCGTGCACTGCGCGGACTTCGAGTCCACCAACGGGGACCAGATCGAGCAGTGGCTCGAGCAGGGCGAGGTCACGGTCGAGTACCGGATGGTGGACTACCTGAGCGCCCCGAACAACCAGAACTACTCGGCCCGCGCCGCCAACGCCGCGTACTGCGTGGCGGACCAGAAGCCCGAGGCCTACAACGGCTTCGTGTCCGCCCTGTTCGCCGCCTACGACGAGCACCAGGGCAAGGGCCTGGACAACGCGGCGCTCACGCAGCTCGCGCAGGAGCACGGCGCGGACATCGCCTCCTGCGTCGAGGACGGCACGTTCCGCTCCGCGGTCGAGTACACCACCCGCCAGGCGCGCGCCGCCGGCGTGGCCGGCACCCCCACCGTGTTCGTGGACGGGAAGAACTGGGCGCTCGACGGCGAGGACAAGACCTTCATCGACTGGGCGGGCGCCAAGATCGCCGGCTGA
- a CDS encoding S8 family peptidase produces MQSSTPRSTRRRIGALVAGAVLAGGTLTSSPALAAPSGGAPAAPAASPTAASPLAAAQAEDPNADGYDSFIVTYKETAANAHAKGRANAWGKAAKEAGVSVKELRETALGSRVITADRKLDQAESAKFMADLKASGAVEAVEPDAILTATGLSPVDALYSQQWGFTGTHGMRVPGTWDRTTGSGATVAVIDTGITSHPDLDRNVVPGYDFISDSTAARDGGGRDSNPRDEGDWYAAGECGTAGASDSSWHGSHVAGTVAAVADSQGVVGVAPNAKIQPIRVLGRCGGSLSDIADAVVWAAGGTVAGVPANPNPADVINMSLGGSGVCGTTYQNAINAAVSRGVPVVVAAGNENQPAANVRPANCRNTIVVAASTSQGARASFSNYGSAVDVTAPGANIISTVNNGATTPTTAGHAAYNGTSMATPHVAGLAGLLLATKPSLTPAQVESTLTSTARSMPVTCSAGCGAGLADATAAVSSLGGAQTEPEPTPAASSIVNGGFESGSTGWTGTPAGFARTDAGKAASGQAFAQLNGVGRRSTATVEQKVTVPASGATLTYALQVDTAETTASRAYDRLDVQVVGGTTGTSTVAAHSNLDRGGYATHTVDLSRFAGTTVTLRFRGTEDSTAATTFRIDEVAVTPR; encoded by the coding sequence GTGCAGTCCTCCACACCCCGCAGCACCCGCCGCCGCATCGGCGCCCTCGTGGCCGGCGCCGTCCTCGCCGGCGGGACCCTGACCTCGTCCCCCGCGCTCGCGGCCCCCTCCGGCGGCGCCCCCGCCGCACCGGCAGCGAGCCCGACCGCCGCCTCACCCCTGGCGGCGGCGCAGGCCGAGGACCCGAACGCAGACGGCTACGACTCCTTCATCGTCACCTACAAGGAAACCGCCGCCAATGCCCACGCGAAGGGCCGCGCGAACGCCTGGGGCAAGGCCGCGAAGGAGGCCGGCGTCTCCGTGAAGGAGCTGCGTGAGACCGCGCTCGGCTCCCGCGTGATCACGGCGGACCGCAAGCTGGACCAGGCCGAGTCCGCGAAGTTCATGGCCGACCTGAAGGCCTCCGGGGCGGTCGAGGCCGTGGAGCCGGACGCGATCCTCACCGCCACCGGCCTGAGCCCCGTGGACGCCCTCTACTCGCAGCAGTGGGGCTTCACCGGCACCCACGGCATGCGGGTCCCCGGAACGTGGGACCGCACGACGGGCTCCGGTGCGACCGTGGCCGTCATCGACACCGGCATCACCTCCCACCCGGATCTCGACCGCAACGTCGTGCCCGGCTACGACTTCATCTCCGACAGCACGGCGGCACGTGACGGCGGTGGCCGCGACTCCAATCCGCGCGACGAGGGCGACTGGTACGCCGCCGGCGAGTGCGGCACCGCCGGCGCCTCCGACTCCTCGTGGCACGGCTCCCACGTGGCGGGCACCGTCGCGGCCGTGGCCGACTCCCAGGGCGTCGTCGGTGTGGCGCCGAACGCGAAGATCCAGCCGATCCGCGTGCTCGGCAGGTGCGGCGGCTCGCTGTCCGACATCGCCGACGCGGTCGTGTGGGCCGCCGGCGGCACCGTGGCGGGCGTGCCGGCCAACCCGAACCCGGCGGACGTCATCAACATGTCCCTCGGTGGCTCCGGCGTGTGCGGCACCACCTACCAGAACGCGATCAACGCGGCCGTCTCCCGCGGCGTGCCCGTCGTCGTGGCCGCGGGCAACGAGAACCAGCCCGCCGCCAACGTGCGCCCGGCCAACTGCCGGAACACCATCGTGGTGGCTGCCTCCACCTCGCAGGGCGCCCGCGCCTCGTTCTCGAACTACGGCTCCGCCGTGGACGTGACCGCCCCGGGCGCGAACATCATCTCGACCGTGAACAACGGCGCCACCACCCCGACGACGGCCGGCCACGCCGCCTACAACGGCACCTCGATGGCCACCCCGCACGTCGCGGGCCTGGCCGGTCTGCTGCTGGCCACGAAGCCCAGCCTCACCCCGGCCCAGGTCGAATCCACCCTCACGTCCACGGCCCGCTCCATGCCGGTGACCTGCTCCGCGGGCTGCGGCGCCGGCCTGGCGGACGCCACCGCGGCGGTCTCCTCCCTCGGCGGCGCCCAGACGGAGCCCGAGCCGACCCCCGCGGCCTCGTCGATCGTCAACGGCGGCTTCGAGTCCGGCAGCACCGGCTGGACCGGCACCCCGGCCGGCTTCGCGCGCACGGACGCGGGCAAGGCCGCCTCGGGTCAGGCCTTCGCCCAGCTGAACGGCGTGGGCCGCCGGAGCACCGCGACGGTCGAGCAGAAGGTCACCGTGCCGGCCTCCGGCGCCACCCTGACCTATGCGCTGCAGGTGGACACCGCGGAGACCACCGCCTCCCGCGCCTACGACCGCCTGGACGTCCAGGTCGTGGGCGGCACCACGGGCACGTCCACCGTCGCCGCGCACTCCAACCTGGACAGGGGCGGCTACGCCACGCACACCGTGGACCTGTCCCGCTTCGCGGGCACGACCGTGACACTGCGCTTCCGCGGCACGGAGGACTCCACCGCGGCCACGACGTTCCGCATCGACGAGGTCGCCGTGACCCCGCGCTGA
- a CDS encoding threonine/serine ThrE exporter family protein, which yields MEQEGTQEPARFDPRIAEPPAVPTLIPVLRRAGAEDAAAAGDLALDPEGPGVLDLDPAESAHPAAVAVEPTEPLPSVVRPAAADPEPEPEEPAEPEAETLPEPAADAPLTEPPLSEQVPTSVLAPADADGALPAPDVIPAPDITVPDPVVPVGPPEKRGRRRGRRSREVFVENLPTQALVLADRLHSSPYGRRMRSTLQQRRAEAQALEARTTLDFALKLGETMFSFGAASLDVETSIIVATQAYGILETEVDLTNQSISLNYAPDSSRGEAPFTLQRVVRSSSVNFEGLVAVHRLVEEIAAGKVDRAEAQRRLVEIRHQPKPFPAVFEILFSGVFVACFVPFIGGTWTGAALGMVSTWLVFWLKLQADKARFPEIFSTMFGAITATVIALMAYALDLPVNPALVIAGGIMMLLPTARFVTAVQDAIHGFPVTAAGRFLSALLVFAGVMAGIMIAVGIGDLVGFEQLDLAEAGTLSYPPLLLLGLVMAAGMADAVVEQSRWPQILACGLVSGAGFGAYLAAQQVGVSDRLVPAVAAVAVGFLGRLVAQRLAAPALVIVLPSMLFLLPGLTMFRSVYGFTVETGATLLGVEGLFNAAVIVVAIAAGVAFGNTLAKPITDRMGTLLPTEFVMHQRG from the coding sequence ATGGAGCAGGAGGGCACCCAGGAGCCGGCGCGGTTCGACCCCCGCATCGCGGAGCCCCCGGCCGTCCCCACGCTCATCCCCGTGCTGCGCCGGGCCGGCGCCGAGGATGCCGCCGCTGCCGGCGACCTCGCGCTCGACCCGGAGGGCCCCGGCGTGCTCGACCTCGACCCGGCGGAGTCGGCCCACCCGGCCGCGGTCGCCGTCGAGCCGACCGAACCGCTGCCGTCCGTGGTCCGCCCCGCCGCCGCCGATCCGGAGCCGGAGCCGGAGGAGCCGGCAGAGCCGGAGGCGGAGACGCTGCCGGAACCGGCCGCGGACGCGCCCCTGACCGAGCCGCCGCTGTCCGAGCAGGTGCCCACCTCCGTCCTGGCCCCCGCGGACGCCGACGGCGCCCTGCCCGCTCCGGACGTGATCCCCGCGCCGGACATCACCGTCCCGGACCCGGTGGTCCCCGTGGGCCCGCCCGAGAAGCGCGGGCGTCGGCGGGGCCGGCGCTCCCGTGAGGTCTTCGTCGAGAACCTGCCGACGCAGGCGCTCGTGCTGGCCGACCGCCTGCACTCCTCGCCGTATGGGCGCCGCATGCGCTCCACGCTGCAGCAGCGTCGCGCGGAGGCGCAGGCCCTCGAGGCCCGCACCACCCTGGACTTCGCCCTCAAGCTGGGCGAGACCATGTTCAGCTTCGGGGCGGCCTCGCTGGACGTGGAGACCTCGATCATCGTGGCCACGCAGGCCTACGGGATCCTCGAGACCGAGGTGGACCTGACCAACCAGTCCATCTCCCTGAACTACGCGCCCGACTCCTCACGCGGCGAGGCCCCGTTCACCCTCCAGCGGGTGGTCCGCTCGTCTTCGGTGAACTTCGAGGGGCTCGTGGCCGTCCACCGGCTCGTCGAGGAGATCGCCGCGGGCAAGGTGGACCGGGCCGAGGCCCAGCGCCGGCTCGTGGAGATCCGGCATCAGCCGAAGCCGTTCCCCGCCGTCTTCGAGATCCTCTTCTCCGGCGTGTTCGTGGCCTGCTTCGTGCCATTCATCGGGGGGACCTGGACGGGCGCGGCCCTGGGCATGGTCTCCACCTGGCTGGTCTTCTGGCTCAAGCTCCAGGCGGACAAGGCGCGCTTCCCGGAGATCTTCTCCACCATGTTCGGGGCGATCACGGCCACGGTGATCGCGCTGATGGCCTACGCCCTCGACCTGCCGGTCAACCCGGCGCTGGTGATCGCCGGCGGCATCATGATGCTCCTGCCCACGGCGAGGTTCGTCACCGCGGTGCAGGACGCCATCCACGGCTTCCCGGTGACCGCCGCGGGCCGCTTCCTCTCCGCGCTGCTCGTGTTCGCCGGGGTGATGGCCGGGATCATGATCGCCGTGGGCATCGGGGATCTCGTGGGATTCGAACAGCTGGACCTGGCCGAGGCGGGGACGCTGAGCTATCCGCCGCTGCTGCTGCTGGGCCTCGTGATGGCCGCGGGCATGGCGGACGCGGTGGTGGAGCAGTCGCGGTGGCCGCAGATCCTGGCCTGCGGTCTCGTGTCCGGGGCCGGCTTCGGCGCGTACCTGGCCGCGCAGCAGGTCGGGGTCAGCGACCGGCTGGTGCCCGCGGTCGCCGCGGTGGCGGTCGGGTTCCTCGGCCGCCTGGTGGCCCAGCGGCTCGCGGCCCCGGCGCTCGTGATCGTCCTACCGTCCATGCTGTTCCTGCTTCCCGGCCTCACCATGTTCCGGTCCGTCTACGGGTTCACCGTGGAGACCGGGGCCACGCTGCTGGGCGTCGAGGGACTGTTCAACGCCGCGGTCATCGTCGTGGCGATCGCGGCCGGCGTCGCCTTCGGCAACACCCTGGCCAAGCCGATCACCGACCGGATGGGCACGCTGCTGCCCACCGAGTTCGTGATGCATCAGCGCGGCTGA
- a CDS encoding uracil-DNA glycosylase, with the protein MEFIAPLDPGWEAALAPQAAAFEQVGERLRARRAAGEQVLPAPEHILRAFRQPFADVRVLVLGQDPYPTPGHPIGLSFAVDRHVRPLPRSLANIHREMHDDLGITPPAHGDLSAWTDQGVLLLNRALSVRAGAPGSHRGLGWEQITEGAVRALCARGTPLVGLLWGADARRMAPLLTAAGAGVVESPHPSPLSAHRGFFGSRPFSRVNRLLEAAGAAPVDWRLPD; encoded by the coding sequence ATGGAGTTCATCGCGCCCCTGGATCCGGGCTGGGAGGCGGCCCTCGCCCCGCAGGCCGCCGCGTTCGAGCAGGTCGGCGAGCGGCTGCGGGCCCGCCGGGCGGCCGGAGAGCAGGTGCTGCCCGCACCGGAGCACATCCTGCGGGCGTTCCGCCAGCCGTTCGCGGACGTCCGCGTCCTCGTGCTGGGCCAGGACCCCTACCCGACGCCGGGCCATCCGATCGGCCTGAGCTTCGCGGTGGACCGCCACGTGCGGCCGCTGCCCCGCTCCCTGGCCAACATCCACCGGGAGATGCACGACGACCTCGGCATCACCCCGCCCGCCCACGGCGACCTCTCCGCGTGGACGGACCAGGGCGTGCTGCTGCTGAACCGCGCCCTCAGTGTGCGGGCCGGCGCACCCGGCAGCCACCGCGGCCTCGGCTGGGAGCAGATCACAGAGGGCGCGGTGCGGGCCCTCTGCGCGCGCGGCACCCCGCTCGTGGGGCTGCTGTGGGGAGCCGACGCGCGGCGCATGGCGCCGCTGCTGACGGCGGCGGGGGCCGGCGTCGTGGAGTCCCCGCATCCCTCGCCCCTGAGCGCCCACCGCGGGTTCTTCGGCTCCCGGCCGTTCAGCCGGGTGAACCGGCTCCTCGAGGCGGCCGGCGCGGCCCCGGTGGACTGGCGCCTGCCCGACTGA
- a CDS encoding DUF3263 domain-containing protein yields the protein MSHPTPVSPDPAPDEGACARARRDELTDLERAVLDLEAATWRYGGAKGHAVRERLGLSPTAYYQVLNGLLDREAALAYRPLLVTRLLRKRGTRSRARRGPADPAPSTPASRQEN from the coding sequence ATGTCCCACCCCACGCCCGTCTCGCCCGATCCGGCCCCGGACGAGGGTGCCTGCGCGCGGGCGCGGCGGGACGAGCTGACGGACCTGGAGCGTGCGGTCCTGGACCTGGAGGCCGCCACCTGGCGGTACGGCGGGGCCAAGGGCCACGCCGTCCGAGAGCGTCTGGGGCTGTCTCCGACCGCCTATTATCAGGTGTTGAACGGATTGCTGGACCGTGAGGCCGCCCTGGCCTACCGACCCCTGCTGGTCACGCGGCTGCTGCGCAAGCGCGGCACCCGCAGCCGGGCCCGGAGGGGGCCCGCGGATCCGGCGCCGTCCACGCCCGCTTCCCGCCAGGAGAACTGA
- a CDS encoding LytR C-terminal domain-containing protein has translation MAYQPDRFDEVPEYTDQRGAHRESFAVAGATATGGGRRLSPLLWVAGLVLLAGLFVGVVLPWLTGDRSEPVAAESSTTAPAAAPSTSASSESSSASSASASTASATESATPSEDAAEASRSAAAAESARAAQEAAAAEAAESSQAAASSRAAAEAQAAEASRSAAAAQSAEASRSAAAQAAESSRAAASRSAAEASRSAAAAEASRSQAAAASSSRAAAQSAAASSSRAAAQSAAASSSRAAAQSSAVRGTHVTVYNATRSQGLAASYAQRLRSAGYTSVDAKNWSGYGIQSSTVLYNGSANKAAAEAVGKELGFPVMQTPNLQVNGVAVVVTG, from the coding sequence ATGGCCTACCAGCCCGACCGCTTCGACGAGGTCCCCGAGTACACGGACCAGCGCGGCGCGCACCGCGAGTCCTTCGCCGTCGCCGGCGCGACCGCCACGGGCGGGGGTCGCCGCCTGAGCCCGCTGCTCTGGGTGGCCGGCCTCGTCCTGCTCGCCGGCCTGTTCGTGGGCGTCGTCCTGCCGTGGCTCACCGGCGACCGCTCCGAGCCCGTCGCCGCCGAGAGCTCGACGACGGCCCCGGCTGCCGCGCCGTCGACGTCGGCGTCGTCCGAGTCCTCCTCGGCGTCCTCCGCGTCGGCGTCGACTGCATCCGCGACCGAGTCCGCCACCCCGTCCGAGGACGCGGCGGAGGCGTCCCGTTCCGCGGCCGCGGCCGAGTCCGCGCGGGCGGCGCAGGAGGCGGCCGCCGCCGAGGCCGCCGAGTCGTCCCAGGCTGCCGCGTCGTCCCGTGCCGCCGCCGAGGCACAGGCGGCGGAGGCCTCGCGTTCCGCAGCCGCCGCGCAGTCCGCCGAGGCGTCTCGGTCGGCGGCCGCCCAGGCGGCGGAGTCCTCGCGCGCCGCCGCGTCCCGTTCGGCCGCCGAGGCGTCCCGTTCCGCCGCCGCGGCGGAGGCCTCGCGCTCGCAGGCCGCGGCCGCGTCGAGCTCTCGTGCGGCCGCACAGTCCGCGGCCGCGTCGAGCTCTCGTGCGGCCGCACAGTCCGCGGCCGCGTCGAGCTCTCGTGCGGCCGCACAGTCCTCGGCCGTGCGCGGCACCCACGTCACCGTGTACAACGCGACCCGCTCCCAGGGACTCGCCGCCTCCTACGCGCAGCGGCTCAGGAGCGCCGGCTACACCTCGGTGGACGCGAAGAACTGGAGCGGCTACGGCATCCAGTCCTCCACCGTCCTGTACAACGGCTCGGCCAACAAGGCCGCCGCCGAGGCGGTCGGCAAGGAGCTCGGCTTCCCGGTCATGCAGACCCCGAACCTGCAGGTGAACGGCGTCGCGGTGGTCGTCACCGGCTGA